The Cygnus olor isolate bCygOlo1 chromosome 24, bCygOlo1.pri.v2, whole genome shotgun sequence sequence TCACAACAAATGAGTGCCACCAgcccacggggggggggggggggggggggggggtgataAGGTGCCCCCAGGAGCCTTTGGGCAGCACGAGGGGGGCTTATTGCGACCACCAAAGCCCTAAAACATCCATCCCCAGCATGCATCACCTGCTCATCTTGCCTCCAACAGGCACCAGCCGCTTTGTGCCAGCTAAACCTCCAGCCCAAGGGGCTGCCACCTCGGGACGGCGACAGCGTATTGCCGGGCCGCTTTCCTCCTCCGTTAGCACCCCTCAATGGCACGTCCTGCAATTCTCCCCGTGTGCTGTGCCACCCTTCCTGGCTGCACGCTGATCCTATCTGCCCCGTCTGCATCGCACAACGGCTCcaaggggcaggggcagagccggcagcagcctggcaccacggaggggggggggatgagTGTGTGCCGCCTGCTgaccccccccggcccccagaGCCTCTCCTGCCTGCGGGCTGGTTGTCCCAGTTGCAcaaatggggggaaaaaggcagCAATGTGTGCTGTGGGATGGGTACGGAGGGTTTGTGCTCGCAGGGCGGCTGCCTACGGCTCGGCAGGGCTGGGGCGCATGCGCTGAGGCTCGGTGAAACCCAAACTCTTGTAAAAACACCAGCGAGTGCAGGGGGCAGAAAGCCACAAGCATACAGACTCCCCTGAGCTGTGAGGAAGAGTGACAGAGAAGATCCCATTTGGGCAATTCCGCCCAGGAGAGAGGGTGAGCGCAGGGGCAGGCTGGGTCCTGCACCCCTGCTCACCCCGGGGTTcatcctgcctccagccagggctGTTCCCTCCCCATGGGACTGCAATGCCAAGGACTCGGCAGAAGTGGGACACAAGAAGAGCATCCCAATGTTTGACAGGGCGACTTGGGCTGCCCAGATTTTATTACTGGCCCCATCACGTAGACCAGGGGAGCCAGGAGGCTGTCAgctttttacttttcctctttctacacaattacagcagaaaattaTCAGTTCATATATATCCCTCCCCAGCCAGGGAGAAAGCACAAAGCATGGCCAAGGGCAAAAACTGGAGGGGGTACCAAGAGCCAGGGCGGCGTGAAGGCATCACGGGCAGGAGCCACGCGTCGCCACCACCACGCttgtgcccccagcaccccctcgggagagggcagaggaaaaaaaaaataggccaCGCACAGGTTTTCTCCTTCCACACAGGCCCAAGGAATCCCTCTGGCCACCGGCACAGACAATAGCCCGTCTCCTGCCAGACGAGCGGGCCGCTTTCCTGCCAGACTTGGAATGTCCTTTCGGGGCCCTTTCCAAGCGTTTCCGCCCAGCGTGCCTTCGCACATAAAAGAACGGATGGCTTCCTCCTGCCGGGGCTGCTCCGTGCCCGTGGGGGTGGCCGAGGTGAAGGCCCCCAGCTGGGAAGTTCACGGGGTTGCCATCCCGCGGGGACGTGGCACGTCCCCTGGTGGGCTGCTGCCTGGAGagggggcagcagccagcagctgatgGGAGAGGGTCTTCAGTGGGTGTCAAATAGTGGGGTTGTGGCTTTGCTTCTCACCTTTCTGAGCTCTGGGGGGGCTCACGAAGGATTGCCATCAGCCTCCGGCCCTTCGCCCTAAAGCCTATCTGCTGTCCCCACCGCCGCGCTGTCACTAGCGGGAGGAAACGGTGACCTCTGGGGACACTGGCAGGGACACGGCGGAGCTGGGAAGTGCAGCCTGCGTGGCTCGCAGCCAGGCTGCCGCAGGAATCGCCGTTAGGGCTCTCGCACAGACCCATTCACGAATACTGAGGATCGCCACCCAGAAACgctcagcaaaaagaaagcGCGAGACCCCGGCATTTACTGAAAAAGCAGGTTTTAAGCCCAAAAGACGTCTGGATGCCGAACTTATCCAGCAGCAGAAACGCCGCCGCTACGTGACAGCCACAGCTCCACGTGTCCGGGGGACACGGAGCAGCAGCGGCGCTCGCAGGGCACGCGTTCCCCAGCGCGCACCCGTCCTGCCCCAAAAACCGAGGCGCTGCAGCAGCGGAAACGCGCTGCGTTCGGGCGAGCCCGTGCTTTACACATCCTCTCTAACACCTTACCTGCCCCTGGCTCCCACGGAAAGCCCCGGCCTCCGTTTTCCCAGAAGGCTGCCGAGAGCTCGgcttgctgggaaaaaaaacacaaaaccagtgCCAAAAAGGGCGAACGTTGGAAAgccggggggggcggtgggATTTGGGGAGGCCAACGGCCCTGTGGTTGTGGTCAGCACCCAGCAAGTGTGGACCAAGGCAGCAGGACAACACCTGCCTGCCAAgccctgctggaggcaggatgCCCACACGAGCATCCCTGCTCCAGCGGTGGCTCCTTCGCTGTCCCAGATCAACCCCCGGCCCCCACCTGGGGTCTCTGTCCTGGCAAAACCTTGGGGGCTCGCAGGCAAAGCCCCAGCTTGAGCGAGAGCTGGGATTCCCACTGCCCAAGCGAAACAGATGGCGCTTTGtccagcctccagcagctccctgaaGGCAATGTCGCCGTTGCGGAGGGTAACGGCCTCCGGAAACATCGGGGCGAAGCGGTGACACAACGGGGACAGCGTCAGCGTCACGGAAACTCCCAGCAAGGGGCACCTGCACCCCCTCGGCACTCAGCTCCCCTCTGGCCCCGGTCCCACAGGGCCGGGACTCGTGCCCCACAGGGGAAGgattttcccctttgcttttgGGGCTCGCATTGTCACAGCTCCGGCACTGCCGCCTTTGTTGGGGGGGGGCACCAATTCTCCATTACTAAGATGAAAAGTAGAAATGCCCGGCTCCTCTTACTGCCCGGCTCTCGGAAGATTTAACCCTAAAGCAATTACAAACAGCTAGAATAGCATTTACTAATTCTGTCCCAAAACCCAATCTGCCTTCTTCAAAGGCCCCTGGGCTGCATCTAGGACGGCTAATGAAATGCATATCTCGCTGATGCATGCCGGCCGAGAAGCCCTTCAGATGTTCGGGGGAAATCTAATCAGTCCTGCTATTCCAAACTTGGGGAGAGAGGGCAGAATGTGTTAATCGCCAAATTCACTTAAGGATCTACACGAGCAAGacggggagaaaaaaaaaatgaatctggggctgtggcagaggggaaggaaaggatcTGGGTTGCTTGACAGAATCGATCTACATCATGCCAGCAGGAGAAGGGCCCAGGTTGTGCACAGCgcctgtgagcagcagcagacgGAGTCCTTCCAGGGGAACAGGGCTCGGGTCCCACCTTCCTAAGAGGTTTGTGGAATAACCCCATGGCTTGAACcatgccccagccccaccgTGGCTCCGGGTGCTGAGCCGTGCCCGGAGGAGGCAGCCCAGTGCCAAGGGGAACGGGCAGGAGCAGCAAGGTGATGCTGCAGCCCTGTAGGATGCTCGGTgtgggaaagggaaagcaaaagcctGCCTGAAAATGGCGATGTCCAGACACCGTGTGTGCTCGCTGGGTGCGGGAGCCCATCTGCAGCCCGCGCaggttttttccccctcctcctgaTGGCCCCTCTTACTAACAATTTCCAGCGTGCTGTTGGTGCTGCTTTCGTAGGGCTTCTGAGGTTTCTTTTACCACCTTGCTCTGGTTTCTTATGAGACGGCAGAGGGACACATCACGGCACGGTGCCTTCCTGTCTTACtcagctgctccctccccacgctgcctcccagcaccagggccctgctgggaccccccctctgccaccccatgcccttcccccccccccccccccccccccaacgtCCACCCCCACCTGACAGCGAGCAGAGAGCCCCAGAGTGCTGGCCCAGGGGGAATTAAATCACATCTGATTTACCAGCACTTACCCTAAGGATGCAATAGCCGGACTCATGCTCTGCTCGCCCTCGGGTGCACTGCTGTGATGCTCTAGCTTAAGGAAAAGCTTCAAAATAAGGAACAAGAACGACCCTGAGGCTGCCACAGCAGGAGGTGAAGCCCAGCAAGCAGCACGTGTTATTTTCCTGCATGTTTTCACCCCAGAGATGGAAGCAGCCGGCTCCTGCCACGGGG is a genomic window containing:
- the LOC121059277 gene encoding glutamate receptor ionotropic, NMDA 2D-like — encoded protein: MLFLCPTSAESLALQSHGEGTALAGGRMNPGVSRGAGPSLPLRSPSLLGGIAQMGSSLSLFLTAQGSLYACGFLPPALAGVFTRVWVSPSLSACAPALPSRRQPPCEHKPSVPIPQHTLLPFSPHLCNWDNQPAGRRGSGGRGGSAGGTHSSPPPPWCQAAAGSAPAPWSRCAMQTGQIGSACSQEGWHSTRGELQDVPLRGANGGGKRPGNTLSPSRGGSPLGWRFSWHKAAGGCFRALVVAISPPRAAQRLLGAPYHPPPPPPPPRGLVALICCESCLRCDSPGGHFSSMRRSLRSPPPFIKRETLKVKICYMKTCSRCQGNCPRPYCLRNRGALELST